AGCGTTGCGCCCAGTTTTTACGCCATGCCGAAACCGCCGAAGATTCCGCAATCCGTACTCGTCATCATCCATACGCCCGCGCTCGACGTGCTGCTGATCGAGCGCGCCGATCACGCCGGGTTCTGGCAGTCGGTCACGGGCTCCAAAGACCATCTCGATGAGCCGCTCGTCGAGACGGCGACGCGCGAAGTCGCCGAAGAGACCGGCATTGTGGTGGGCGGCGCGCAAGTGCCGCACAGCGCATTGTTCGACTGGCAATACTCGATCGAATACGAGATCTACCCGGAGTTCCGCTATCGCTATGCAGAAGGCGTGATCCACAACACCGAGCACTGGTTCAGCTTGCAGGTGCCCGGGCAACTCGAGGTCACGCTGGCGCCGCGCGAGCACACCGCGTTTCTGTGGCTGCCGTATGAAGAGGCGGCGTCGCGCTGCTTTTCGTCGTCGAATGCCGATGCGATCCTGCAGTTGCCTAAGCGGCTCAGTGGACGTGCTGTCGTTGGGCATCCGACGGAGCGTGGCCGGTGAGCGTCGGCGGCGCGCGCCGCTTCGCCCGACTGCGGCAATCGCTTCTCGGCCGCCGCTATTGGCAGCGTTACCGCTTCACCAGCGGCAACGACGTCAAGCTGCTGCGTTCCGGCGATGAGTTCTTCAGCGCGCTGATCGCGCGTGTCGATGCCGCGCAGAGCGACGTCGTGCTCGAAACTTATATCTTCTGCCATGACAACGCCGGGAAGGCGGTGAGCGCGGCGCTGTTGCGCGCGGCCGCGCGCGGCGTGAAGGTGCGGGCGATCACCGACGGCATCGGCACCGCGCGTTTGCCGCTGTTCAACGAGTGGCCCGCCGCCGGCATTGACCATCGCATCTACAACCCGCATTTGTTCGGCCGCTTCGGCTTTTCGCGCACGCACCGCAAACTGGCGGTGATCGACGATCAGTTCGCGTACTGCGGCGGGATCAACATCGTCGACGACTACGAGAACAATGGCGAGAAGCTGCCATACCGGCGCTGGGACTTCGCGGTCGAATTGCACGGACCGGTGGTCTCCGATATCCGCCAGGCGTTCGAGGTGCAATGGCGGCGGATTCGACTCGGGCATCGGCCGATCGAGTCTTTGGAGCCGGATCTTGGGCCAAAGACCACGGCCTCGCTCGGCAGCCTGCGCCGTCGCCGTCGGCGTCGTAACGAGGAATTGTGGGCGGGCGGCCAGCCCTGCGTGGCGTTCGTCGCGCGCGACAACCTGATCAACCGGCGCGCTATCGAGAAGGCGTATCTGGCGGCGATCGGCCAGTCGCGCAATGAGGTGCTGCTCGCCAATCCGTATTTCATGCCGGGGCGCAGGCTGCGGCGCGCGCTGGTGTTCGCGGCGCGACGCGGCGTTGTGGTGAAGCT
The nucleotide sequence above comes from Paraburkholderia aromaticivorans. Encoded proteins:
- the nudB gene encoding dihydroneopterin triphosphate diphosphatase, encoding MPKPPKIPQSVLVIIHTPALDVLLIERADHAGFWQSVTGSKDHLDEPLVETATREVAEETGIVVGGAQVPHSALFDWQYSIEYEIYPEFRYRYAEGVIHNTEHWFSLQVPGQLEVTLAPREHTAFLWLPYEEAASRCFSSSNADAILQLPKRLSGRAVVGHPTERGR
- the clsB gene encoding cardiolipin synthase ClsB: MSVGGARRFARLRQSLLGRRYWQRYRFTSGNDVKLLRSGDEFFSALIARVDAAQSDVVLETYIFCHDNAGKAVSAALLRAAARGVKVRAITDGIGTARLPLFNEWPAAGIDHRIYNPHLFGRFGFSRTHRKLAVIDDQFAYCGGINIVDDYENNGEKLPYRRWDFAVELHGPVVSDIRQAFEVQWRRIRLGHRPIESLEPDLGPKTTASLGSLRRRRRRRNEELWAGGQPCVAFVARDNLINRRAIEKAYLAAIGQSRNEVLLANPYFMPGRRLRRALVFAARRGVVVKLIIGRKEFKALDYAVPFLYRALLRAGVQIAEYEKTLLHGKVAVVDSNWATVGSSNLDALSLMLNNEANVVLVNDPSIDALREAMLVAFKDSRRIDEARYDARPAGERALNWLAYTTYRAVMKLLTVGGYD